A segment of the Candidatus Izimaplasma bacterium HR1 genome:
CTCTTTCAAGTGGACCGGCTGGTCTAGTAGTTCGACCGTTTTTGTTTTTTCGTAGAGCTGAAAAAACAGCAAGAATCAATGTAATAATAAAATCAATAATAGACCAAACAATGATTATTGGTAAAGCTCTCCATAAATCCTTTGTTAACATGTCAGCTAAAGCTTTTAATGGTCTCATTTTCCCAGTTGTCTCGTGTTGTTCCAATAGTTCAAGAATGAATAGTGACGCAACACTGATTGAGAATGTAGAAACTATAGTAAGTAAATATACTAGCCCTAACAATTGGACTATACTAAGTGAATCAAGATCGAAAACAGAATTTACATATATCCCTGCAAATATACTAGCCCCTAAAGCTAATAGAAATGGAATTAGTGTAAATGGGTGTTTAAAAATAAAGATAAAATTCTTTTTGTAAATCGCAAAACCTTCTCTTATACCTTGCATTATTTCCTCCACTGATTATATTTTTTTAAAACTCTGATTAACTTCAACATATCTCTTTTATCGTACTATTATGGTCCTCCCAAGTTATACTACGCCTTATACTCTTTAAGTTTTATCCTCTTCTTGTTATTATCGTATGCTTTGACTTTAATTCACGATCCTTGAAAAACTATATAAAATAGAAATATAAAAAAGAATAGGATTGGGTAAAGATAAAGATACTCAATTTTAAAATTGGTGAATATGGAAAGTATAGATAGTACCAGAAAGAGTACAGAATATAATCTAACTAGCGGATTTATCCCCACTTTCAAATGACTCACCCGTGAATCGTCAACAATATACTTCACACTTGTTGCAATATCAGATATCTTGAACTGGATGTAAAATTTATGATTTGGATGTTCCATATCCAGCGATTTGAACCTTTTAAGATCTGAAACATGTACATTGTCAATTAACACTTTATATCTTCTAATTAAACCTAGTACTGAAAACTCATTTTTTATCACCATGTAATTTCCCCTTATTAACCTAAAATCTATATCTATCATCTCGAAACAAACTTCCTCATTCCTTATATAAAACTACTAAGAGCAAAACCGTTAAGTTGTAATAATAAAAGACGGTAGCAAACACGTTATGGTAAGCACCTTCAGCTAAGTAATTAATAGTTAAAGGTAATAACCAATCCAAAACTCCAAAAAATGCAAATAACCCAAAAGCTATAACTACTCCTAATGCTATAGATTTACGTAAGGCAAGCCAAGTTAGTTCAGTATCTTGCTCAAATGAAACAACTCTAAACATCGCTATCATAAACCCCGGAATTAGGAAGAGACACGAAAATCCTAAAACAAAATTAGCTACATCTGAATCAAATTCTAGGTTGTTACGTCCTATATAAAACGGTAATGCGACGCAAACAAAAAAAACAACTAAAAATATAATTCTTAATCTATTTAAATAACCATAGTGTTTTTGCTGTTCAGTCATATTATCACCCTCTAATAATTATATCATAAAAAAAAGGAGTTAGAACTCCTTTTTTAATCTCCAATTTTCTTAATTTGATTCGCAATAAAACGATCTAATACATTAACAAAGAACTCAGCATCATCTTGACTGATTCCATCTACTAAATCTTGAATGCAAGCTTCTTCTATTATACTAACTTCTTTACAAATATCTTCACTACCTTCAGAAGTATAAATATTTCTAACACGACCATCTTTATCATTTTTAACACGGTAGATATAATTATCTCTTTCTAGACGAGAAATAACACCACTTAAAGTAGCCTTATCTGTATCCATCTGCATTAGGATTTCTTTTGCTGTTACTCCTGGTTCTTGATCAATAACTCTTAATACCATTAATTGTGCATAAGTGATATTTAATCTTTCTAAATGTTTTGACATTAATCTCTTGTATAACATGCTGCTTTTATTTAATTTATAGCACATCTCTTTAACCATAGCTTTACCTCCATATAGTTTAGATTACAAATCAATTATACATATCTATATTTGATTTGTAAAGCGAACTAACAAGGTTTTAATAAAAAAAGTATCTTATACTAACTATTTTATAAATAGTGATATAATATTTCCGAATAGGAGATGATCTAAAATGATCCAAATCCAAGATGGAATTAAACATATATTCCCTAAAGATTTTATAAAGATACATAAGGATAGCACGATCAACATTATTGATATAAGAGAACCATTTGAACTGCTTGATTTACCTTTTGAAAATGCCATCAATATACCAATGAATGCACTATTAACTAAATATAATTCACTTCTAAAAAAAGATGAATCTTACTATATTCTTTGTCATCATGGTCAACGAAGTTACTTGGTTACTGAAGTGCTAACTAAAAAGGGTTATGATGTTATCAACATTGTTGGTGGTGTTGATTTAGTCAATAGGTTTGATAGTGTTACTAAGTAAGTAGAAAGTTGTCTGTTAAGTGTATCAAAATAAAAAAATGAATCCAAATGGATTCATTTTTATTTTATAGTTTTATGATACGTGATCTTGTGGCTGTGTTGGCTCTTCTATTTCTTTTTCTGGAGTTATTTCAGCTGTATCTGGTACTTCTTTTTCAACTCTATCATCCTTGTGTTTAATATCAGGCATCGTCAATGTTTTTTGATAACGATAACTTCTATAACCTTTATATCCAGTGTAAGTTAAATAACCTCCAGCTACGATACTAAAGAACAAAATGATATGAATTAAGATAGCAGGACTAAAATCACCACTAAAGAATACATAACTACCAACAATTAACGCTGCTACATGGAATATGTATAAAGGTAGATCACTATTTTCTTTAAATTCAGAAACACCAAAGAAGTGAACAGCACCTCTAAGCATTAAATATACCCCTATTAAATAACCAAATAAATTACCAAGCCCATTGTCTGCAAGTAATGTTACTAAGATTAATGCTAACCCAATTGCGACATCGATTGTAATCTCAATAATGTTTATTGTCTTAACTAAATCATTTTTTTGTGTTTTAACAAAAGGAACTAGTCTTACTCCTGCTGAGATAATGATAATTGCTCCGATAAATGGTACGACAATTCCTTCACCATTCCCAAATTCTAAGAATAATGCTAATCCAATCAGTAAAGCTGCCCCGATGAGTTGTAGTAACCACCCATATTGTTTTATTGCTTTCATTTTTGAATCCTCCTTCGCTTTAAAAATACTTAATATCTAATTCTATAATCATTATACTACTATTTAGTAGCTTTTTAAATTAATGTATACAAAAATCCTAAGATGTTGGAAACCACCCGATGCAGAACCTCTGTTCCACTAATGCGGCAACCTCTTACTAATCTATTAGGGTTCTTAATAAAGATAAGCTTCCACACAAGATAAGTCTCGGCACCTTTTCTAATACATTGGGGTCGCAGTTTGGGTGATCTCCAACCACTTAGGATACCTAATTATACCTTTATTAAATATATAAGTCAATTTTGTTGCGCATATAAAAACGAGTATGAACACAATTTCATACTCGTTTATATTCGCTTAATTGAGCCTTTTATGTTAACCTCTATGACTGCTAGAACCAGGATCATGTAAATCATGTATGTAGTATAGAAGTACATTGGTTGGAACATTCCATTAACAAATGCGGTCACATATATCATGACTAGCGCAAACCATTTAAAACTAGAATTACTTAACATAATAAGTTTTGTTTTCCTAATGAATAATAACGCTACTGT
Coding sequences within it:
- the mgrA gene encoding HTH-type transcriptional regulator MgrA, whose amino-acid sequence is MVKEMCYKLNKSSMLYKRLMSKHLERLNITYAQLMVLRVIDQEPGVTAKEILMQMDTDKATLSGVISRLERDNYIYRVKNDKDGRVRNIYTSEGSEDICKEVSIIEEACIQDLVDGISQDDAEFFVNVLDRFIANQIKKIGD
- the glpE_2 gene encoding Thiosulfate sulfurtransferase GlpE; translation: MIQIQDGIKHIFPKDFIKIHKDSTINIIDIREPFELLDLPFENAINIPMNALLTKYNSLLKKDESYYILCHHGQRSYLVTEVLTKKGYDVINIVGGVDLVNRFDSVTK